The following is a genomic window from Solanum lycopersicum chromosome 6, SLM_r2.1.
TACTTGTATAATGCAATGTTAATATTCAACATTTTGTTTCCGTCATAAAAATTGTGACTATAGCACCGATCATAAATCTATGTATGTGATACAATTAGCGAGTGGACATATTTTTTCGTGTtctctttaaattattttccttcgTTTAAGCTTTTTATAAAAATCCTAACTTAATTTCAAACGTCGATtatacattttctttaaaaaaaaaagtagatttaggacaattaatatacatatataaattgcAATATAAATCCCTCAGGCATTAGTGGAGATTGATGCTTACAGCACTGACAATATTAGAAATCTTTATATGTGAAATGGGACACATATCAATCTTATTTAAGATTTGTAGTGGGTCACACAATCAATTAATAcccaacaaacaaacaaaaaatatcataagATTGACATCAACAATACAACAAATAGTAAATATGattgaagaaaattaaaaaaagttctcATGACGCGTAAGACATTCTAACCTAACAAAACAAGAAATAGAATATATTCCAACATGAAAAAGATATGATGTTAACTAGTTGAGGAACAACTGATTTTGCAATGACAAAATAGCGGTATTAAATAAGTGAGTTCGGTTGAATTTGAGCGGGTTAAAATAAGTTGAAagttacataaatttaaatgaataGATCTAAAATAGACTAACATAATTGCAAGTTATCTATAATTTGAGCGAAATTTATGGCGTATTCGTATGTGTGTTAGTCAATGTATATTCTATAGTccaattttgtatattttatcgGAGAAATTGAATCATAGTTGATCGATGGACAACCCACTATCTACTATTCCACTTTgctagaaattaaaattattgtgcTAATTATTAGattcgaaaaaaaaaacaacatagAAAGCCACTTAcacaaacatttttaaaattatttaatattgtatCAAATTAGAGATAGTATATACCAGAAGTTTATCAATTTGTTTGATTAATATTCCGATGAAATGTTAATTGACCAACCTAAATAGTACCATTACTATTTGCTGCTATAGGTTTCATTGATTAACTGAACAACGTAATAATAAccataacatattcaatataaaCGAAAATTTCTACATCAattcttattctattttttttttgctaaatatTCAGGACTGTTTGTAATATCCCATTctatcttcttttttattaaacaccaaaaaaaaaagaagcaaataaGCCATCtactaaataaataatctaCATTTTGTACAAAAATCTTACAACCATAGTCAAGttaatcaacaacaacaaattacAAATGCTAATTCCAAAGTGTCAATTGTGTTAATGACACTAAAGCATATCTACAGACTATACAGATGATTAATCCTTCTAACTACAAAGTTCAATTTCAGAGGTaaaacatgaagaaaaaaaaaattaatcaatcaaaCTTACTATCACCAGGAGAGGTAGATTTACCCTTATTAGACGTCGAAAATGGTAACGAAGAAGAAGATTGCCCGAAAAACACCATGCTATTATTCCCAGGCTGCTGtgtactattactattactattactattattattattattcgcGGAAGCAGAAGAGGTTggtttatttaaaaaacttgACGAACATTTATTCGGATTTGAGCTTGAAGGGAGACTGGATAAAATTGGAAATGGCTCAGTAACATTTAAATTATGGACGGATTTGTTTTCAATTGGAGAATTTCCAATGATCGATGTAAGAGCTGCAGCTAATGCGGAATGAAAATTTGGGTCTGATGTTATTGCTTTGGTTGCAGCTGCAATTGTGTCTGGTGGTAAAGAAGATTGTGTAGTATTTTTCTGTAAATATGATTGGAAAATGTTATCTTGACTTGATCTTGATGAAAATGTAAGTGGACCAaaattttggttatttttgttataggtTTGATTTGGATAATTATTGGTCCAAGAAATGGGAAGGGAATTGGATTCAAGTACTGAGCTAAAATTGAGGTTTGTGGTGgaattattgttattgtaattaTATCTAGGAGGAAAATTCTGAGTCATTCTGTTTAGATGAGATAAGGAGGACGGGGACGAGGACGAGGTGGAAGTCAAATCGAGTGTAATTGTAGGGAGGGAATTAGGTGCGGATGCTGAGATGGATGAATTAGGAAAGTAATATGGCGATTTATGATGTTTTGAGGTATCAGAGAGATAGAAGTTGAGTCCGTTGATATTGGCAGAAGTAGTGGTAGTAGGGGTAGTGGTGGTGGTGGCAGTTACTTGTGGGTTTGGGTCTGATGAATTAGATGAACCGGATAACAGCATGCTAGCGGCCGCTGAGGTGGTAGAAGCCATTGCGGTGGCTGAAAGAGGAAGGGTATGGTTGTGTGTTCCTTCATATGTGGTGATCAATATTGACATGTCTTCGGCACATCTTTGAACCTACAAAACCAACAAGCAACAATTGTATCATTACCATGATAATGTAGTACTAGTACTAGTAATAAATTGattcattataaaatttaatttatcagATCGCCTAAAAATGAGTAATACTTTTAGTCCTTTTCACTATATTTGATACTACTTCTTTACTATTACATCTTAtgcatattttcttaataagacgcttttaaaaaatttataatcacacaAATATAAAAGTGTATTTGAGatcacaaatattaaaaatcttctattatttttataaaaaaattgtatcgaGATAAACTATGATGaataaaacaaaactaattaacttaaattacTATAAAAAGTGGAATAAGATTTTAcacttttaataaataagttaaattaatcTATGAGGATTAAATAAGCTACTATAGaacataactttttatttgGTGTTCTAGAGCTTGATTGACTTCGGATTCATGCATTGTATTCAAACTCGAGACATATCTAATTAAGAATGAAGGAATTTCAATCATCCCTCTATATATTACCTGCTTTCTAACTGGGCAATTTGGTGCTACGGTGCAACGATAGTAAGCTCTAGGGCATGGATTTCCTTTTGCTATTTTTTGACCATATTTTCTCCATTGGCATCCATCATTCATCTGATCAAtaatattaccaaaaaaaatttgaaattaaagaaaaatcattattaacataattaaatacatAGATTAGATTGCATTCTttacttaattataattaatatcacAATATGCATGCAtgtatacaaaaaaattgaaaaatcctTACCGTAGGGGCATCACATCTGACTCTAACAGAAACCCTAGCTCTTTTAGTAGGGTTTTGTTGCGAAACATCATCTCCATCTCCATTATTTCTCATCGTCTTGAGATTTTTATTCGACGTCTCTTCATTTTCATCCTTATTAGCTTGAATATCATCTAAGCTATTCTCCGGACTATAATTCACTGGTGAACATTCAGTTGGCGTTGTTTCGAACTTGCAATCCAATCCTAAATCAAggcttttattattattactaactCCTTCATCGTCATGAACTTTATCTTTCTTTAAGATTTTAGATAAATCATCTTTCTTCATATCGCTAGTAGTTCTTCCTAAGCTGAGGGACACAAGTTGATCAGCTTCTTGATCAGATTCATGATCATGATGTGTTGTACTAGTGTTGACAGTAGTACTGCTTGATTTTTGATCAGTTTCTTTTTGAACGATATCGTGAAATTGGTTCTGGAGATTTCGATATTCCTTCATCATTCGATCTAAGTGCATTCGAAGCCTCTGATTTTCTTCCATTACTTCTCGCATTTCATCTTTGGCTGATGCTAGCTGATCGTCCTACgaattttaagaaagaaagtGAAGACATTTAAAACTTACCGTATTAAATAGGTAACGTTTGTAATGTTTTTGAAACATGTAAATTTTGGACATGTATTACATTTTGTGTGCTAAGAATGACATTAAGTTAAATGGTTTCTAAATTAGGAcaaaaatatgtttcttttcaactaatttaaaattttttatcatatatatatatataatgaaacgAATGGATAGGGatgaaagaatatatatttattcctCAAATATGTAAGGGTATACTAGTAAAAAATCACTACTCTCCATTGAAATTTTCCAGAACTGTTCAGGGATTATCATCAtagatattttgataaaatcgaTGAGagaataaaaagtatttttatacccaaaaaataaaaattctgcgAGTATTTTTTGAGAAGTGATTTCCTAtcatatgtctatcatagataGTGAAAAAAATCATGTCTTGTCATACAGATATCTCATTAATTCACGATAGGATAACCAATAGCGGAAATATTAGGGCACCATCATAGAAAGGGGTGAATCTTTTTGTGTTTAATTACTTAAACCATAAGAATCTGTTTGGGATCTGATCGTAtgataaatcaattataaaattcaTCTTGTAAAACTATATATTAAACCAAACCTGTTCTTTGTGAGTAGATGAAGAAGCCATTGAGTTGTGTTCTGGTGGGGATCTTTCTCTCTTTACCATAACATTAACAGCACCTCCCTATTGAAAGCATTAAAATTAGACACTTAATaatgtgaaagaaaaataataagacatatatacaaaaaaaaaaatctgtatAATTTTTGCCCTAGAATATATAGTTTTGTCAAATTAAATGTCATGAAAAGTCATATGTGATGATTAAGTATGACATACATATGCAACAAGTCAACGGTCAACGGTTTagaaaaaagatgaaatttaTTTGACAACTATGCTCGTTATGAAGACTTTTTCTACTCAAGCAAGTTGCTTTATCGCGTCTTGGAGCCTCCAATCATGAAATTAATTAGGTTTTCGCATTTTTGTATTCGTCGATCGTCTCAAAAATAAGTGATGTCTTAATTTTATTCAGACTTTTCATTAAAGCGACACTTATTTTAAAACAGAAAAGGTGATATTAATTTACTTATCTTTAATTTATGAGCTcactatatataaattcatggaacattatttatatattaggtAAATATTTTACTCCTAAGATTTTGACAAATTCATAATTGTGACGAGATCAACCTAACCACTCCCGTACTAATTATAAGCAActgtaattaatttttctttttttctgggtaaaaataatcaattttgtaATGTGTACAATCAAATTAACTCAAGGAAAGAGTACATGACAAAATAAGAAtcctataaattaaatttctaaaatatttacataattaattcaTTGAAATTAGAATGAGTTTAATTTGTTcctattaactaattaattaccTCTATATTGTCAATGTTCATGTAATCCTTGTGGTGAGGGGAGGATGGCTTTGATTTATCATCCTCACGCTCTTTTCTTCCCTTTCCAAACTAAATTAAACACAAAACATAATTAATCTTATGAGGaactaaataatatatatatagtttatgatgtgtattaaattaaaatgtgaattatgattTGAAATGCAAGCTTATGAGATGAATTGAgaattatgatataaaaaatttcaaacttttaattaaGTGTACGTTTAGTaagaattttgaataaaaattcaagtttcataagtttgattccaaaaaaaaaaaattatacctgatggataatattttcttgattatcgATATCGCGATCTTCATCATCAGGACTATAATATTCAGCTTTGTTCTTGTTCTCCATGTATAGACCTAATTATCTCCTTTTAATTTCTCTAGCTAGATAGATTTCTCCAACTTTAGCAATATAGTCTTCTTTTATAAAAGAAGAGCTACCAGTGTTGGACTTCTTTTAAAATGATTCAAACTCAGTGGCTTAATTAACagcaaataaattaaacaaaaatgtcAATGCACCAATTGTTCACAActttaagtaataaatatagtaagatttatgtataatatattgtcttacttgaaaaaaatggattattaaaaaaacggctacagaaaaagaaatattcaacTTCAACGTTTAagtccttttatttttttttagatatactCCGTAATGGTCGGTGTCTCTTCATTTCTGagcttttaattaattaattatatttttctctttattttctttctttttctccaagTTGTCACAGCTATTGTTGAAGTTTCCTAAGTCACATGGCCACATTAT
Proteins encoded in this region:
- the WRKY72B gene encoding WRKY transcription factor 72b isoform X1 codes for the protein MENKNKAEYYSPDDEDRDIDNQENIIHQGGAVNVMVKRERSPPEHNSMASSSTHKEQDDQLASAKDEMREVMEENQRLRMHLDRMMKEYRNLQNQFHDIVQKETDQKSSSTTVNTSTTHHDHESDQEADQLVSLSLGRTTSDMKKDDLSKILKKDKVHDDEGVSNNNKSLDLGLDCKFETTPTECSPVNYSPENSLDDIQANKDENEETSNKNLKTMRNNGDGDDVSQQNPTKRARVSVRVRCDAPTMNDGCQWRKYGQKIAKGNPCPRAYYRCTVAPNCPVRKQVQRCAEDMSILITTYEGTHNHTLPLSATAMASTTSAAASMLLSGSSNSSDPNPQVTATTTTTPTTTTSANINGLNFYLSDTSKHHKSPYYFPNSSISASAPNSLPTITLDLTSTSSSSPSSLSHLNRMTQNFPPRYNYNNNNSTTNLNFSSVLESNSLPISWTNNYPNQTYNKNNQNFGPLTFSSRSSQDNIFQSYLQKNTTQSSLPPDTIAAATKAITSDPNFHSALAAALTSIIGNSPIENKSVHNLNVTEPFPILSSLPSSSNPNKCSSSFLNKPTSSASANNNNNSNSNSNSTQQPGNNSMVFFGQSSSSLPFSTSNKGKSTSPGDSKFD
- the WRKY72B gene encoding WRKY transcription factor 72b; this translates as MENKNKAEYYSPDDEDRDIDNQENIIHQFGKGRKEREDDKSKPSSPHHKDYMNIDNIEGGAVNVMVKRERSPPEHNSMASSSTHKEQDDQLASAKDEMREVMEENQRLRMHLDRMMKEYRNLQNQFHDIVQKETDQKSSSTTVNTSTTHHDHESDQEADQLVSLSLGRTTSDMKKDDLSKILKKDKVHDDEGVSNNNKSLDLGLDCKFETTPTECSPVNYSPENSLDDIQANKDENEETSNKNLKTMRNNGDGDDVSQQNPTKRARVSVRVRCDAPTMNDGCQWRKYGQKIAKGNPCPRAYYRCTVAPNCPVRKQVQRCAEDMSILITTYEGTHNHTLPLSATAMASTTSAAASMLLSGSSNSSDPNPQVTATTTTTPTTTTSANINGLNFYLSDTSKHHKSPYYFPNSSISASAPNSLPTITLDLTSTSSSSPSSLSHLNRMTQNFPPRYNYNNNNSTTNLNFSSVLESNSLPISWTNNYPNQTYNKNNQNFGPLTFSSRSSQDNIFQSYLQKNTTQSSLPPDTIAAATKAITSDPNFHSALAAALTSIIGNSPIENKSVHNLNVTEPFPILSSLPSSSNPNKCSSSFLNKPTSSASANNNNNSNSNSNSTQQPGNNSMVFFGQSSSSLPFSTSNKGKSTSPGDSKFD